Proteins co-encoded in one Anabas testudineus chromosome 8, fAnaTes1.2, whole genome shotgun sequence genomic window:
- the prkcsh gene encoding glucosidase 2 subunit beta isoform X1, whose amino-acid sequence MMCGHSLLLLLLPLFVGVSAVEVQRPRGVPLSKRQFYEEGKPFTCLDGSRTIPFDRVNDDYCDCQDGSDEPGTAACPNGSFHCTNAGFRPTFIPSSRINDGICDCCDTTDEYNSGAACQNTCREMGRKERESLQKMAEIAKEGFQLKQQLIQEAKRTLEDKKAKLTDVQVSKKDLEEKVEALRTVKETAEQPEKEAKERHLKAWEEQKALIRMEKDKARMAEVFHELDDDTDGFVSVAELLTHSEFDSDSDGSFTEAEAQGILGGVDKVDTAGFESIWNTIKEKYISEQAATDSPAPVETPQEEVKEPVSDNDSDQYPEDDIPEDEDEDDEDDDDDDPDDGEYKSPPTMQTQEKKDDDDEGPMPPYDEETQNLIDAAQKARNEFDEGERALREVDDQIKNIEKEISFDFGPSAEFAYLYSQCYELTTSEYIYRLCPFSKVSQKPKYGGSETNLGSWGKWAGPEGNIYSMMKYEHGTGCWQGPNRSTTVKLTCGKETVVTSTSEPSRCEYLMEFTSPAACQEPPNVFGLHDHEEL is encoded by the exons ATGATGTGCGGTCACTCACTCCTCCTGCTACTGCTGCCGCTGTTTGTTGGAGTCTCTGCGGTGGAAGTTCAACGCCCTCGCGGTGTCCCTTTATCAA AACGGCAGTTTTATGAGGAGGGGAAGCCTTTTACCTGTCTCGATGGCTCCCGCACTATTCCCTTTGACAGGGTGAATGATGACTATTGTGACTGCCAGGACGGCTCTGATGAGCCAG GTACTGCTGCTTGTCCCAACGGAAGCTTCCATTGCACCAATGCAGGTTTCAGACCGACTTTCATCCCCTCCTCCCGCATCAATGACGGAATCTGTG ACTGCTGTGACACAACAGATGAATACAACAGTGGTGCTGCCTGTCAGAACACCTGCAG GGAGATGGGTCgcaaagagagggagagtcTGCAGAAGATGGCAGAAATCGCTAAAGAGGGCTTTCAACTTAAACAACAGCTTATCCAGGAGGCCAAAAGAACCCTAGAGGATAAAAAG GCTAAACTTACAGATGTACAAGTCAGTAAGAAGGATCTGGAAGAGAAGGTGGAGGCTCTCAGAACTGTAAAAGAGACTGCAGAGCAGCCAGAGAAAGAAGCTAAAGAGCGCCATCTAAAGGCTTGGGAAG AGCAAAAAGCTCTTATTCGCATGGAGAAAGACAAGGCTAGAATGGCTGAAGTGTTTCATGAACTGGATGATGATACAGATGGCTT cgTCTCAGTGGCTGAGCTTCTCACTCATTCTGAGTTTGACTCGGATTCAGATGGTTCATTTACAGAAGCAGAGGCTCAg GGAATATTGGGAGGAGTGGACAAAGTGGACACAGCAGGATTTGAGTCCATTTGGAATaccattaaagaaaaatacatatcGGAG CAGGCCGCCACAGACTCCCCAGCACCAGTGGAGACACCACAGGAAGAAGTAAAGGAGCCAGTCTCAGATAATGACTCTGATCAGTACCCTGAAGATGACATCCcagaggatgaagatgaggatgatgaagatgatgacgacgatgatCCAGATGATGGAGAATATAAG AGTCCTCCTACGATGCAAACTCAAGAAAAGAAGGATGACGACGACGAGGGGCCTATGCCACCCTACGACGAAGAAACCCAGAATCTCATTGATG CTGCTCAGAAAGCCAGGAACGAGTTTGATGAAGGCGAGAGAGCTCTCCGGGAAGTGGATGATCAGATCAA AAACATTGAGAAGGAGATTTCTTTTGACTTTGGACCAAGTGCTGAGTTTGCCTACCTCTACAGCCAGTGTTATGAGTTGACTACTAGCGA GTATATCTACAGGCTTTGTCCTTTCAGCAAAGTATCCCAGAAACCCAAGTATGGTGGATCTGAAACTAACCTAGG ATCATGGGGGAAATGGGCAGGTCCTGAGGGTAATATCTACTCTATGATGAAGTATGAACATGGAACTGGGTGCTGGCAAGGCCCTAACAGGTCAACTACC GTTAAGTTAACATGTGGAAAGGAGACAGTTGTGACATCCACTTCAGAGCCTAGTCGCTGTGAGTACCTGATGGAGTTCACAAGCCCTGCCGCCTGCCAGGAGCCCCCAAATGTTTTCGGGCTTCATGACCATGAAGAGCTCTAG
- the pde4a gene encoding cAMP-specific 3',5'-cyclic phosphodiesterase 4D isoform X3, with translation MGVVEAIDPAPSLCPSPVPGGYRLPRSSSYSPLQGRAGAELDLGAAAGGVLEGGGTEAERRSPLVDLFCETCSRPWLIGWWDQFKRMLNRELSHLSEMSRSGNQVSEYISTTFLDKQNEVEIPSPTLREREKPMCHISGVKKLTHSSSLSNSTLPRFGVKTEHEDALARELNDLNKWGLNIFRVAEFSNNRPLSCIMYAIFQERDLLKTFRIPVDTFVTYVMTLEDHYHANVAYHNSLHAADVTQSTHVLLSTPALDAVFTDLEILAALFAAAIHDVDHPGVSNQFLINTNSELALMYNDESVLENHHLAVGFKLLHEENCDIFQNLSKRQRQSLRKLVIDMVLATDMSKHMSLLADLKTMVETKKVTSSGVLMLDHYTDRIQVLRNMVHCADLSNPTKPLAVYRQWTERIMEEFFRQGDKERERGMEISPMCDKHTASVEKSQVGFIDYIVHPLWETWGDLVHPDAQDILDTLEDNRDWYQSTIPQSPSPPPVGQDKDLNACLDKFQFELTLEDSSQRDQGDMGGKPMPNHVANDFSHKEEGKKDDEEDIMAEEENEDIIEEEDEVAMEEEELDEEQEELKAHLEVRSEKQRLSDTSPVEEEEDSSSQAEDT, from the exons ATGGGTGTGGTGGAGGCCATTGACCCAGCACCATCCCTCTGCCCCTCGCCTGTACCAGGGGGTTACAGGCTGCCCCGCTCCTCCAGCTACAGCCCCCTGCAGGGGAGGGCAGGGGCAGAGCTGGACCTTGGTGCGGCTGCTGGAGGGGTTCTGGAGGGGGGTGGGACGGAGGCGGAGCGCAGATCACCATTAGTGGACCTGTTCTGTGAGACCTGTTCCAGGCCCTGGCTCATCGGCTGGTGGGACCAG TTCAAGAGGATGCTGAACAGGGAGCTGTCCCATTTGTCAGAAATGAGCCGCTCAGGGAACCAGGTGTCAGAATACATCTCCACTACCTTTCTAG ATAAGCAGAATGAGGTGGAGATTCCATCCCCAACcttgagggagagggagaagcCCATGTGTCACATCAGCGGTGTGAAGAAGCTCACGCACAGTTCCAGCCTTTCTAACTCCACCCTGCCTCGCTTCGGTGTGAAGACTGAACACGAGGATGCGTTAGCCAGG GAGCTGAACGACTTGAACAAGTGGGGCCTTAATATCTTTCGTGTGGCGGAATTCTCTAATAACCGACCCCTAAGCTGCATAATGTATGCCATCTTCCAG GAAAGAGATCTACTGAAAACATTTCGGATCCCAGTGGACACATTTGTGACCTATGTGATGACCCTGGAGGATCACTACCATGCCAATGTGGCCTACCATAACAGCCtccatgctgcagatgtcacTCAATCTACTCATGTACTGCTATCCACACCAGCTCTAGAT GCTGTGTTCACGGATCTAGAGATATTAGCTGCATTATTTGCCGCTGCCATCCACGATGTGGACCATCCAGGAGTGTCCAACCAATTCCTCATAAACACCA ACTCAGAGTTAGCCCTGATGTATAATGATGAGTCTGTACTGGAGAACCATCACCTAGCTGTGGGCTTCAAGCTGCTTCACGAGGAAAACTGTGACATCTTCCAGAACCTCAGtaagaggcagagacagagccTGAGGAAACTTGTTATCGATATG GTTTTGGCAACAGATATGTCTAAACACATGAGTTTGCTGGCAGACCTCAAGACTATGGTGGAAACCAAGAAAGTGACAAGTTCTGGAGTACTGATGCTCGACCACTACACTGACCGGATACAG GTTTTGAGGAACATGGTACACTGTGCTGACCTGAGCAATCCTACCAAACCTCTGGCTGTGTATCGACAATGGACCGAGAGAATCATGGAGGAGTTCTTCAgacagggagacaaagagagggagcgagggaTGGAGATCAGTCCAATGTGCGATAAACACACTGCATCTGTAGAAAAAAGTCAG GTGGGCTTTATTGACTACATTGTCCACCCGCTGTGGGAGACATGGGGGGACCTGGTGCACCCTGACGCCCAGGATATTTTGGACACTCTGGAGGACAACAGGGACTGGTACCAGAGCACTATTCCGCAAAGCCCCTCTCCACCTCCTGTGGGCCAGGACAAGGATCTAAATGCCTGCCTGGACAAGTTTCAGTTTGAGCTCACCCTTGAAGACAGCTCTCAGAGAGACCAGGGAGATATGGGTGGCAAACCTATGCCGAACCACGTGGCTAACGACTTCAGTCACAAGGAGGAAGGTAAAAAGGATGATGAAGAAGACATAAtggcagaggaggaaaatgaggacataatagaagaagaagacgaggTGGcaatggaggaagaggagctggaCGAAGaacaggaggagctgaaggCTCATTTGGAGGTGAGATCTGAAAAACAGAGACTTTCTGACACAAGTCctgtagaggaagaggaggattcTTCTTCACAAGCTGAAGATACATGA
- the prkcsh gene encoding glucosidase 2 subunit beta isoform X2, with translation MMCGHSLLLLLLPLFVGVSAVEVQRPRGVPLSKRQFYEEGKPFTCLDGSRTIPFDRVNDDYCDCQDGSDEPGTAACPNGSFHCTNAGFRPTFIPSSRINDGICDCCDTTDEYNSGAACQNTCREMGRKERESLQKMAEIAKEGFQLKQQLIQEAKRTLEDKKAKLTDVQVSKKDLEEKVEALRTVKETAEQPEKEAKERHLKAWEEQKALIRMEKDKARMAEVFHELDDDTDGFVSVAELLTHSEFDSDSDGSFTEAEAQGILGGVDKVDTAGFESIWNTIKEKYISEAATDSPAPVETPQEEVKEPVSDNDSDQYPEDDIPEDEDEDDEDDDDDDPDDGEYKSPPTMQTQEKKDDDDEGPMPPYDEETQNLIDAAQKARNEFDEGERALREVDDQIKNIEKEISFDFGPSAEFAYLYSQCYELTTSEYIYRLCPFSKVSQKPKYGGSETNLGSWGKWAGPEGNIYSMMKYEHGTGCWQGPNRSTTVKLTCGKETVVTSTSEPSRCEYLMEFTSPAACQEPPNVFGLHDHEEL, from the exons ATGATGTGCGGTCACTCACTCCTCCTGCTACTGCTGCCGCTGTTTGTTGGAGTCTCTGCGGTGGAAGTTCAACGCCCTCGCGGTGTCCCTTTATCAA AACGGCAGTTTTATGAGGAGGGGAAGCCTTTTACCTGTCTCGATGGCTCCCGCACTATTCCCTTTGACAGGGTGAATGATGACTATTGTGACTGCCAGGACGGCTCTGATGAGCCAG GTACTGCTGCTTGTCCCAACGGAAGCTTCCATTGCACCAATGCAGGTTTCAGACCGACTTTCATCCCCTCCTCCCGCATCAATGACGGAATCTGTG ACTGCTGTGACACAACAGATGAATACAACAGTGGTGCTGCCTGTCAGAACACCTGCAG GGAGATGGGTCgcaaagagagggagagtcTGCAGAAGATGGCAGAAATCGCTAAAGAGGGCTTTCAACTTAAACAACAGCTTATCCAGGAGGCCAAAAGAACCCTAGAGGATAAAAAG GCTAAACTTACAGATGTACAAGTCAGTAAGAAGGATCTGGAAGAGAAGGTGGAGGCTCTCAGAACTGTAAAAGAGACTGCAGAGCAGCCAGAGAAAGAAGCTAAAGAGCGCCATCTAAAGGCTTGGGAAG AGCAAAAAGCTCTTATTCGCATGGAGAAAGACAAGGCTAGAATGGCTGAAGTGTTTCATGAACTGGATGATGATACAGATGGCTT cgTCTCAGTGGCTGAGCTTCTCACTCATTCTGAGTTTGACTCGGATTCAGATGGTTCATTTACAGAAGCAGAGGCTCAg GGAATATTGGGAGGAGTGGACAAAGTGGACACAGCAGGATTTGAGTCCATTTGGAATaccattaaagaaaaatacatatcGGAG GCCGCCACAGACTCCCCAGCACCAGTGGAGACACCACAGGAAGAAGTAAAGGAGCCAGTCTCAGATAATGACTCTGATCAGTACCCTGAAGATGACATCCcagaggatgaagatgaggatgatgaagatgatgacgacgatgatCCAGATGATGGAGAATATAAG AGTCCTCCTACGATGCAAACTCAAGAAAAGAAGGATGACGACGACGAGGGGCCTATGCCACCCTACGACGAAGAAACCCAGAATCTCATTGATG CTGCTCAGAAAGCCAGGAACGAGTTTGATGAAGGCGAGAGAGCTCTCCGGGAAGTGGATGATCAGATCAA AAACATTGAGAAGGAGATTTCTTTTGACTTTGGACCAAGTGCTGAGTTTGCCTACCTCTACAGCCAGTGTTATGAGTTGACTACTAGCGA GTATATCTACAGGCTTTGTCCTTTCAGCAAAGTATCCCAGAAACCCAAGTATGGTGGATCTGAAACTAACCTAGG ATCATGGGGGAAATGGGCAGGTCCTGAGGGTAATATCTACTCTATGATGAAGTATGAACATGGAACTGGGTGCTGGCAAGGCCCTAACAGGTCAACTACC GTTAAGTTAACATGTGGAAAGGAGACAGTTGTGACATCCACTTCAGAGCCTAGTCGCTGTGAGTACCTGATGGAGTTCACAAGCCCTGCCGCCTGCCAGGAGCCCCCAAATGTTTTCGGGCTTCATGACCATGAAGAGCTCTAG